The DNA region TAAATTCGTGCTCTCCTTCAGGGATCATTATTTTTTTCTCTCCTGAATATCGGCTCCCGGCCCAGGCCGAGACAAACCGTCCATCCAAAATAAGCTTCCAGGCCCCGGATGGCTCCCCGGAAAAATCAATCTCCAACCGGCTTAATCGATTTCCGTTCCTAAAAGGGGCCTTCCAGGCCGGCAATCTTTCAAAAACGCCTTCCAGGACCCAGGCATCCCCCACCACCCGGTCCATTTCATACAACCCGAGCTTCTTTTGAAGATTTTCCAATTCCACCCGATCTCCGTCGCTGCGCAGCGTCTGCTTCAAAACCTTTTCAAGGCGTACCCAGGCCGGGAAAAATTGGGGATTATGCTGAATGGCCCGATGAAATTGGAAACGGGCATTTTTAAGGTCCCCTTCTTCTTCCGCCACCCTCCCTAAAAAGTAAGCAATCTCGGTAAAAGAGCCTTGTTTCTGTTCTTCCAGAAGCTTAAGGTTCCAGGCTAATTCTTTCCGGTCCCACAACGCACCAAGCACTCCATGCCGGCGGTCTTGAGATTTTAAGGCCTCCAATAGGCTTCCTTGTGCCAGCAGGAGCCCGGGGTACCGGGGATCCAGGATTCTGAGTTGTTCTAAAATGTCTTTTCTTTTATCCAGGGATCCGGCCCTGGCCGGAAGGGCCTCTTCCCAGAGGCGTTCAATTTCCCTTTCCCGATAGTGCTCCCCTTGCCTGAGGTATTCCAGCCCTTCTTTATAAATCCCTTGTTTTAACAGATGAACTCCGGTCAAAAGATAGGACTTTGTCTCTTTTGGAAGGATACCTGTTAATTCCTTAGCCCCTCCCGGACCAAGATACAAGAGGACCTGGTCGGCTACCCGGGGAGATAAATCGGGATTCAAGGATAAAGCCCGGTTAAAGGCCTCCATCCATGATTTTTTTTCTCCCTTCCCGCCCTGGCGAGTGTAGGAGGCCAGACCGATCATACCGGAATCGAGATGCCCCGAAAAGGCATAGGGTCGAAAACGGGAGGCCTGTAAAGAGGCCTGCTCCGCTAAAGGGAAGTAGGTCTTCGGCTCTTTACCGGCCTTAAAAAAAGCCGTCCAGGCAAAGTCTCTCCACATGTTCCAGGCCGTTGGATTCCGCACTATCCCTTGACCCAGGAGATAGAGATTTAAGTCACCGATTCCTTTGTGGATCCTATCATCCACCTGACCAACCAGGGCCGGTTTTTCAGTCACTCGGGAGGCCAGCCAGCCCCAATACCGAGCGTTCCCGGGGGCCAGGGTCCAGGCCTTTAGCAAATCCGAATCAGTCGGTTCATTAAATGGGAGCGTTGAATTCCAAACAGTCCGGGCCAAAGTATCAGCCTGCCATACCTGAAAAGTCCTCAATGACAAGGCCCCAAAAAAGAAAGTGAGTAAGGTCAAGAAAGGTATGGCCGCCCACAAAGGAACTTTCAGGACCGCCCTGGCCGGAGGGGCTTTTTCCCGACCTTCCGATCCGGGAGAATTAAGAACCGACCAGGTTAGAGCGGCGATCAAGGCCAATAAAAGGGCATTGGCCGGGAGGTGCAGATTGAAGTCACTCAAGGAATGGAGGGAAACCGTTACCATGGCCCCCAGGCCCCCCAGACCTAAGCCGATCTTAAAAGGATCGCGGCGTTTCCGCCAGAGGGCAATCGATCGCCCCATAAACCAAATAAAACCCCCTCCCAGGATCAGCAGCCCTATGGACCCCGTTTCGGCAAAAAGCTGGACCCAATCATTATGGGCATAGTCTCCCAGGGCCTCTAAATGCCGCGCCTGATAGGCGGGATAGACAAATTCAAAGGTCCCCAACCCCGTTCCGGAAACCGGAAACTCCCGGCCTATCCGAAAGGTTTCCTGAGCTAAGGCCATCCGGTCTTCAAAACCCAATTCAAAGGATTGAAAGCGTTCCAGGACCCGGTCCAGGGCCACAAAACCCACATAAGTGCAGATCAAGGACAGGGCCAGCAAAAGGATGACGGTCTTCTGACTTTTAAAAAAACGGGTCGCCAGCAGAAGGCCCATGATGATCAGGCCGGCCAAGAGGGTCAACACCCCTCCCCGGGAGGCCGTGACCAGCAAGGCCGCAATCATCATGGCTAAAACCAGCAAAATAATAATCCCCCTGATACCCAGGGAGCCCATATGGACCCCGGCCCGATAAACCAGGGCCTGCTTATTTGGAAAATTTTTTTCCTGATGCTCTTTGCCCAAAGCCCACAGATAGCCTACGCCCAGGCAGATGATCATAGCCAGAAAGCAGGCAAAATGGTTCCGGTAGATAAAACTCCCGGTAGCCACCTCTTGACTCACATCTTTCAGCCACCAGAGCACATAAGGCCTGGCCGTAGCCACCTGGCCCAGGGCATAAAGACTTTCCAGGGTTCCCAAACCCATCAGGCCCACGACCAGCCAATGGATTTGCCTGCGCGATCTGATTCCCCAAAGGGCCAGTTGATAAAAAGCAAGGAGAAACAAACCGAAGATCCAGCTATTGACCGTCATATAGGGGTAAAGGGATAAGGGGTGGGGAAATTCTCCTCCCACTGATCGGGTT from Deltaproteobacteria bacterium includes:
- a CDS encoding O-antigen ligase family protein, translating into MFIPIVLLSLLYFATIFFGGAHLWVQTPLILFLFFFTLAILWQQTFKKPQSYPLQVPVIRDPVFWVGLLFLLWTVLSLIPLPPDLLRVISPKAFEIWNGTRSVGGEFPHPLSLYPYMTVNSWIFGLFLLAFYQLALWGIRSRRQIHWLVVGLMGLGTLESLYALGQVATARPYVLWWLKDVSQEVATGSFIYRNHFACFLAMIICLGVGYLWALGKEHQEKNFPNKQALVYRAGVHMGSLGIRGIIILLVLAMMIAALLVTASRGGVLTLLAGLIIMGLLLATRFFKSQKTVILLLALSLICTYVGFVALDRVLERFQSFELGFEDRMALAQETFRIGREFPVSGTGLGTFEFVYPAYQARHLEALGDYAHNDWVQLFAETGSIGLLILGGGFIWFMGRSIALWRKRRDPFKIGLGLGGLGAMVTVSLHSLSDFNLHLPANALLLALIAALTWSVLNSPGSEGREKAPPARAVLKVPLWAAIPFLTLLTFFFGALSLRTFQVWQADTLARTVWNSTLPFNEPTDSDLLKAWTLAPGNARYWGWLASRVTEKPALVGQVDDRIHKGIGDLNLYLLGQGIVRNPTAWNMWRDFAWTAFFKAGKEPKTYFPLAEQASLQASRFRPYAFSGHLDSGMIGLASYTRQGGKGEKKSWMEAFNRALSLNPDLSPRVADQVLLYLGPGGAKELTGILPKETKSYLLTGVHLLKQGIYKEGLEYLRQGEHYREREIERLWEEALPARAGSLDKRKDILEQLRILDPRYPGLLLAQGSLLEALKSQDRRHGVLGALWDRKELAWNLKLLEEQKQGSFTEIAYFLGRVAEEEGDLKNARFQFHRAIQHNPQFFPAWVRLEKVLKQTLRSDGDRVELENLQKKLGLYEMDRVVGDAWVLEGVFERLPAWKAPFRNGNRLSRLEIDFSGEPSGAWKLILDGRFVSAWAGSRYSGEKKIMIPEGEHEFKLIHFKESNKIKFEKLPFRLAIKFN